In one window of Nakamurella sp. PAMC28650 DNA:
- a CDS encoding serine O-acetyltransferase: protein MNASGSQDAESYPSTGKCSLTERGPWWPEFLEDLGRYRAHHGGSTIKPLLLEQGLWALLQYRWASGIHRRGSTGPAGVVLGLVAVLTQKITEIVTGISLPAEAQLFAGQYIGHFGPTVVNKDAVIGAGCNISQGVSIGISGRGARRGCPVIGPRVYIGANAVVAGPITVGADVVIAANSLVNRDVPEATTVVGVPAIVVSSNGTAGMGLHQRPRR from the coding sequence ATGAACGCCTCGGGCTCACAGGATGCGGAGTCGTATCCCTCGACCGGGAAGTGTTCGCTCACCGAACGCGGACCCTGGTGGCCCGAGTTCCTCGAGGATCTCGGGCGCTACCGCGCCCACCACGGCGGCTCCACGATCAAGCCGCTGCTCCTGGAGCAGGGGCTCTGGGCTCTCCTGCAATATCGGTGGGCCTCGGGGATCCACCGTCGGGGCAGCACCGGCCCGGCCGGCGTCGTGCTCGGGCTGGTGGCGGTGCTCACCCAGAAGATCACCGAGATCGTGACGGGCATCAGCCTTCCGGCCGAGGCCCAGCTGTTCGCCGGCCAGTACATCGGACACTTCGGCCCGACCGTCGTCAACAAGGATGCGGTGATCGGCGCCGGCTGCAACATCAGCCAGGGTGTGAGCATCGGGATTTCGGGCCGCGGAGCACGGCGGGGTTGCCCGGTGATCGGGCCCCGCGTCTACATCGGTGCCAATGCTGTCGTCGCCGGCCCGATCACGGTGGGGGCCGACGTGGTGATCGCCGCCAACTCCCTGGTGAACCGCGATGTGCCGGAGGCCACTACGGTGGTGGGTGTTCCGGCCATCGTGGTGTCGTCCAATGGAACCGCAGGTATGGGCCTGCACCAGCGCCCGCGACGGTGA
- a CDS encoding UDP-glucose/GDP-mannose dehydrogenase family protein: protein MKISVIGTGYLGAVHAACMAEIGHQVIGVDTDAGKIATLAAGRTPFFEPGLAELLQSNISAGRLSFTTSMAEATAFADVHFICVGTPQQAGSYAADLRYVDEVVTQLALHLRRPALVVGKSTVPVGTATRLKALVAKLAHVDEGPVELAWNPEFLREGFAVQDTLRPDRLVFGVDSDASEATLREVYQPILDLGTTCITADFATAELVKVAANAFLATKISFINAMAEVCEAAGADVTVLSNALGHDARIGHRFLHAGLGFGGGCLPKDIRAFRARAGEIGAQEALTFLKEVDEINMRLRERTVDVAKALVGGSFLSRTVTVLGAAFKPDSDDVRDSPALHIAALMQLKGASVVVHDPEAMPNARKLFPTLRYAASLDEACADSDLVVLATEWPLYRDADPEHLAGLTRRPVMLDTRNVIDLAGWRGAGWQVRALGRPRA, encoded by the coding sequence ATGAAAATCAGTGTCATCGGTACCGGGTACCTCGGCGCCGTCCACGCCGCCTGCATGGCCGAGATCGGACACCAGGTGATCGGTGTCGACACCGACGCCGGCAAGATCGCCACCCTGGCGGCCGGTCGGACCCCGTTCTTCGAGCCGGGCCTCGCAGAACTGTTGCAGTCCAACATCTCTGCCGGACGACTGTCCTTCACCACGTCCATGGCAGAGGCCACCGCCTTCGCCGACGTCCACTTCATCTGCGTCGGTACGCCCCAACAGGCCGGTTCCTACGCCGCCGATCTCCGGTACGTGGACGAGGTGGTCACCCAGCTCGCCCTGCACCTGCGGCGGCCCGCCCTGGTGGTCGGCAAGTCGACCGTCCCGGTCGGCACGGCGACCAGGCTGAAAGCGTTGGTGGCCAAACTGGCACACGTCGACGAGGGTCCGGTGGAGCTGGCCTGGAACCCGGAGTTCCTCCGCGAGGGCTTCGCGGTGCAGGACACCCTGCGGCCCGATCGTCTGGTCTTCGGTGTCGACTCGGACGCTTCCGAGGCGACGTTGCGTGAGGTGTACCAGCCCATCCTGGATCTCGGAACCACCTGCATCACAGCAGATTTCGCCACCGCTGAACTGGTCAAGGTCGCCGCCAACGCCTTCCTGGCCACCAAGATCTCCTTCATCAACGCGATGGCCGAGGTGTGCGAGGCGGCGGGGGCCGACGTCACGGTGCTCAGCAACGCCCTCGGCCACGACGCCCGCATCGGACACCGATTTCTGCACGCCGGCCTGGGTTTCGGCGGCGGATGCCTGCCCAAGGACATCCGTGCGTTCCGGGCCAGAGCCGGGGAGATCGGTGCGCAGGAGGCACTGACCTTTCTCAAGGAGGTCGACGAGATCAACATGCGCCTGCGGGAACGCACCGTGGACGTGGCCAAGGCGCTGGTCGGCGGATCCTTCCTGAGCCGCACCGTGACCGTCCTCGGCGCGGCGTTCAAGCCCGACAGCGACGACGTCCGCGACTCGCCGGCACTGCACATCGCCGCGCTGATGCAGCTCAAGGGGGCCAGCGTGGTGGTGCACGACCCGGAGGCGATGCCGAACGCACGGAAGCTGTTTCCCACCCTTCGATACGCTGCATCGCTCGACGAGGCCTGCGCAGACTCGGATCTCGTGGTGCTCGCGACCGAGTGGCCGCTCTACCGCGACGCGGATCCGGAGCACCTGGCCGGGTTGACCCGTCGGCCGGTGATGCTCGATACCCGAAACGTGATCGACCTGGCTGGTTGGCGTGGTGCGGGCTGGCAGGTCCGCGCGCTCGGGCGTCCCCGTGCCTGA
- a CDS encoding glycosyltransferase family 2 protein, giving the protein MRAVHPRPLGQPKISIIVPARNEARNLEVVLPTLPLDAEIIVVDGHSVDDTEKVVATIRPDAKFVQQTRRGKGNALSVGFAEATGDIIVMFDADGSADPKEIDRFVAALVAGADFAKGSRVLAGGGSSDITVLRDLGNKMLTLITNLGFRTRYTDLCYGYNAFWVDVLPHLDLPHPQPVSADMLWGDGFEIETLINCRVAAAKLDVAEVPSVELLRLFGASNLHAVRDGLRVLKTIGTEWRRARVNAKSAAAVRTVTSSVLVNDQHLKEASA; this is encoded by the coding sequence ATGCGCGCCGTACACCCCCGACCCTTAGGTCAACCCAAGATCAGCATCATCGTCCCGGCCCGCAACGAGGCCCGGAACCTCGAGGTCGTCCTGCCGACGCTACCTCTCGACGCCGAGATCATCGTCGTGGACGGTCATTCCGTCGACGACACCGAGAAGGTCGTCGCGACGATCCGCCCCGACGCCAAGTTCGTCCAGCAGACCCGCCGCGGCAAGGGCAATGCCCTCTCGGTCGGCTTCGCCGAAGCCACCGGCGACATCATCGTCATGTTCGACGCAGACGGATCCGCCGATCCGAAGGAGATCGATCGCTTCGTGGCCGCACTGGTCGCCGGCGCCGACTTCGCCAAGGGCAGCCGTGTGCTGGCCGGCGGCGGTAGCAGCGACATCACCGTGCTGCGCGACCTCGGCAACAAGATGCTCACCCTGATCACCAACCTCGGGTTCCGCACCCGTTACACCGATCTGTGCTACGGCTACAACGCCTTCTGGGTGGACGTGCTGCCGCACCTCGACCTCCCGCACCCGCAGCCGGTCTCCGCCGACATGCTCTGGGGCGACGGTTTCGAGATCGAGACCCTGATCAACTGCCGCGTCGCCGCCGCCAAGCTGGACGTCGCCGAGGTACCCAGCGTCGAACTGCTCCGCCTGTTCGGTGCCAGCAACCTGCACGCCGTCCGCGACGGACTCCGTGTGCTCAAGACCATCGGGACCGAGTGGCGCCGTGCCCGCGTCAACGCGAAGTCGGCCGCTGCCGTCAGGACCGTCACGTCGTCCGTCCTGGTCAACGATCAGCATCTCAAGGAAGCCTCGGCGTGA
- a CDS encoding glycosyltransferase codes for MTDKSWRRPKLRIVDAPTGAPRVMVVGAGWRFTSGISYYTCRLTNALAEVAPTSALLMRQLVPTFLYPGRNRVGEQVNDLSYGPSVQVFDGVDWFWGTSMGKARKFMQETRPQVLVLQWWTGAVLHSYLQLVRLARKSGCKVIIEWHEVQDTGEARIPGVARYVTKAMKMLLRRVDGHVVHSQYDLDLLRRTYFLPDELVTIAPHGPYDHHKQEVVSSGPASDPTLTVPVEPEDFVFLYFGVIRPYKGVEDLVAAFDLLPATVRDHSRLVLVGETWEGWTAPLEAVAASPNRDRISVVNRYVTDAEVAGHFAAADAVVLPYRRSSSSGPLHIAMSSGLPVVVTKVGGLVEAAGGYEGTHFVPAADPAALADALAEVSASRGRRYSDPHSWDRTVDAYGELLRRIGAATWAPAMQDHAPQAARGA; via the coding sequence GTGACCGACAAATCCTGGCGACGACCGAAACTCCGGATCGTCGACGCCCCCACGGGCGCCCCGAGAGTGATGGTGGTCGGCGCAGGATGGCGATTCACGTCCGGCATCAGCTACTACACCTGCCGCCTGACGAACGCCCTGGCCGAGGTCGCCCCGACCAGTGCCCTGCTGATGCGTCAGTTGGTGCCGACCTTTCTGTACCCGGGACGCAATCGGGTGGGGGAGCAGGTCAACGACCTCTCCTACGGTCCGTCCGTCCAGGTTTTCGACGGGGTGGACTGGTTCTGGGGAACCAGCATGGGCAAGGCCCGCAAGTTCATGCAGGAGACCCGGCCCCAGGTCCTGGTGCTCCAGTGGTGGACCGGTGCGGTGCTGCACTCCTACCTGCAGCTGGTCCGTCTCGCCCGCAAGTCGGGCTGCAAGGTCATCATCGAATGGCACGAGGTGCAGGACACCGGTGAGGCCCGTATCCCCGGCGTGGCCCGGTACGTCACCAAAGCGATGAAGATGCTGCTGCGCAGGGTGGACGGGCACGTCGTGCACTCCCAGTACGACCTGGACCTGTTGCGGCGCACCTACTTCCTGCCGGATGAGCTCGTCACCATTGCCCCTCACGGACCCTACGACCACCACAAGCAGGAAGTGGTCAGCAGTGGCCCGGCGAGCGATCCGACGCTCACCGTCCCGGTCGAACCCGAAGACTTCGTCTTCCTCTACTTCGGTGTCATCCGCCCGTACAAGGGCGTCGAAGATCTCGTCGCCGCGTTCGATCTGCTGCCGGCGACGGTGCGCGACCACAGCCGTCTCGTGCTGGTCGGCGAGACCTGGGAGGGCTGGACCGCTCCGCTGGAAGCGGTGGCCGCCAGCCCGAACCGCGATCGCATCTCGGTCGTCAACCGGTACGTCACCGACGCCGAGGTGGCCGGCCACTTCGCCGCTGCCGACGCGGTCGTGCTGCCGTACCGTCGCTCCTCGTCCTCCGGCCCGCTGCACATCGCGATGAGCTCCGGGCTCCCGGTCGTCGTCACGAAGGTCGGCGGACTGGTCGAGGCCGCCGGTGGCTACGAGGGAACCCACTTCGTGCCGGCCGCCGACCCGGCCGCACTGGCTGACGCATTGGCCGAGGTGTCCGCCTCGCGTGGTCGCCGGTACTCCGATCCGCACAGCTGGGACCGCACCGTTGACGCCTACGGGGAACTGCTGCGCCGCATCGGAGCGGCCACCTGGGCACCTGCGATGCAGGACCATGCCCCGCAGGCCGCACGCGGCGCCTGA
- a CDS encoding glycosyltransferase: MTRHRVPDPAATRPIRVLQVVQRFYPELGGLETHVAEVTSRLREMPDIEITILTTDRSGELPKEDVINGVRVIRRRSWPREKDYYFSPGLVKVIRSGGWDVVHLQGGQTFVPLVGMLAALSARIPYVLTFHTGGYSTAGRSVMGWVRTRALAPLLSRSAKLVAVSRFEKKSFSADTGIDPDHFTVINNGGALPPVPAGVLPQPGTIVSSGRLEKYKGHHRAIEALPIIRRAVPGARLTILGGGPYESELRALAATLGVSDEVTIRHLPPTERAQMASILAGSSVMAALSSYEAHPVGIMEALALGLPVLGCDVAGIGDLVEDGLVRGIDVAAGPAEVAAALVDMLTQNADGKPRAAAGFELPTWEGCAAALADVYRELAPARAPGRPLRIAQIITTLTTGGAEKQLESLIGHSGNAHRTIALYGGGTIADRMTAAGAEVDVLGMDGLGKLTAIPRLALRLRQMRPDAVHVHLLSAQLWGIPAARLAGVRTIISSEHSLMETSMEMRPLTPTLRRIYRSLESMVTRTVAVSATTKTRLLRWGVAPDRISVIDNGIDFDELAFADDDRQARRAEFGVGPGTVLIGAVGRLDPVKRFPQLLEALAPTLEHGFRELLLVGDGPLRGPLAARAAELGVADCVHLTGPRPDVPALLAAMDVMVSPCRDETFGMAVLEGLGAGLPVVYAQCPALDELGEQPAWAVQLAAADSGVSEAQSIRLCVEQVLDLRASGRFPLPANISDAYGIDRTAASFDRLYHDLVTGTALPVVVGAGNDR, translated from the coding sequence ATGACGCGGCACCGCGTGCCCGACCCGGCTGCGACTCGGCCGATCCGGGTGCTGCAGGTCGTCCAGCGCTTCTATCCCGAACTCGGCGGCCTGGAAACCCATGTGGCCGAGGTGACCTCGCGTCTGCGGGAGATGCCGGACATCGAGATCACCATCCTGACCACGGATCGCAGTGGCGAGCTGCCGAAAGAGGATGTGATCAACGGGGTCCGGGTGATCCGGCGCCGCTCGTGGCCGCGCGAGAAGGACTACTACTTCTCGCCCGGTCTGGTGAAGGTGATCCGCTCCGGCGGCTGGGACGTCGTGCACCTGCAGGGTGGCCAGACCTTCGTGCCACTGGTCGGCATGCTGGCCGCGCTGTCGGCACGGATCCCGTACGTGCTGACCTTCCACACCGGCGGTTACTCCACCGCCGGCCGCTCGGTGATGGGCTGGGTACGGACCAGGGCGTTGGCGCCGTTGCTGTCCCGGTCGGCGAAACTGGTGGCGGTCAGCCGGTTCGAGAAGAAGAGCTTCTCGGCGGACACCGGGATCGATCCCGACCACTTCACCGTCATCAACAACGGCGGAGCGCTGCCGCCGGTACCGGCCGGTGTGCTGCCGCAGCCCGGGACCATCGTCTCCAGCGGGCGACTGGAGAAGTACAAGGGGCACCACCGCGCGATCGAGGCGCTCCCGATCATCCGGCGCGCGGTGCCGGGCGCCCGCCTCACGATCCTCGGCGGCGGGCCCTACGAGAGCGAACTGCGCGCCCTGGCCGCAACTCTCGGAGTCAGCGACGAGGTCACCATCAGACATCTGCCGCCGACCGAGCGCGCCCAGATGGCCTCCATCCTGGCCGGCTCGAGCGTGATGGCGGCGCTGTCCAGCTACGAGGCCCACCCGGTCGGCATCATGGAGGCACTGGCCCTCGGGCTCCCGGTGCTCGGCTGCGACGTCGCCGGCATCGGCGACCTGGTCGAGGACGGGCTGGTCCGCGGCATCGACGTGGCGGCCGGTCCGGCCGAGGTCGCGGCGGCCCTGGTCGACATGCTGACCCAGAACGCCGACGGAAAGCCGCGCGCGGCAGCTGGTTTCGAACTGCCGACCTGGGAGGGCTGCGCCGCGGCGCTGGCCGACGTTTACCGCGAGCTGGCTCCGGCGCGCGCGCCCGGGCGACCGCTGCGGATCGCGCAGATCATCACCACGCTGACCACCGGCGGGGCCGAGAAACAACTCGAGTCGCTGATCGGGCACAGCGGCAACGCCCACCGCACCATCGCGCTGTACGGCGGCGGCACCATCGCCGACCGGATGACGGCGGCCGGCGCGGAGGTCGACGTGCTCGGCATGGACGGACTCGGCAAGCTCACCGCGATTCCCCGCCTGGCGCTGCGGCTGCGGCAGATGCGCCCGGACGCGGTCCACGTCCACCTGCTGTCCGCACAGCTGTGGGGCATCCCGGCGGCGCGGCTGGCCGGCGTGCGCACGATCATCTCCAGCGAGCACTCGCTGATGGAGACCAGCATGGAGATGCGGCCGCTGACGCCCACGCTGCGCCGGATCTACCGGTCGCTGGAATCCATGGTGACCAGAACCGTTGCGGTGTCGGCGACCACGAAGACGCGGCTGCTGCGCTGGGGCGTCGCGCCCGACCGGATCAGCGTCATCGACAACGGCATCGACTTCGACGAATTGGCGTTCGCGGACGACGACCGTCAGGCGCGGCGCGCCGAATTCGGGGTGGGGCCGGGCACGGTGCTGATCGGCGCGGTCGGCCGGCTCGATCCGGTCAAGCGCTTCCCGCAGTTGCTCGAGGCACTGGCTCCCACCCTGGAACACGGTTTCCGGGAACTGTTGCTGGTCGGCGACGGACCGTTGCGCGGTCCCCTGGCGGCCCGCGCCGCCGAACTCGGCGTGGCCGACTGCGTGCACCTGACGGGGCCCCGCCCCGACGTGCCGGCCCTGCTGGCCGCGATGGACGTGATGGTCAGCCCGTGCCGTGACGAGACGTTCGGCATGGCCGTGCTCGAGGGCCTGGGGGCCGGACTCCCGGTGGTCTACGCCCAGTGCCCCGCGCTGGACGAACTCGGCGAGCAGCCGGCCTGGGCGGTCCAGCTGGCCGCCGCCGACTCTGGGGTGTCCGAGGCACAGAGCATCCGGCTGTGCGTCGAGCAGGTCCTTGACCTCCGGGCCTCTGGTCGATTCCCGTTGCCGGCCAACATCTCCGACGCCTACGGGATCGACCGGACGGCGGCCTCCTTCGACCGGCTCTACCACGACCTGGTCACCGGGACCGCGCTGCCTGTCGTCGTGGGTGCCGGGAACGACCGATGA
- a CDS encoding cellulase family glycosylhydrolase, which produces MIPPRRGRPFVLLVAVLCWLAAGCTSAKTTVTTTTATTSTAASSSAVPLPTIAANSGFVTRSGRQLLLDGKQFRFVGANLYDAAGSDRYSCNAGNRLSDAALLATLRYLHDSAGATVLRFWAYQTYTQAGTYFGGVDRVIAAAKQVGMKVLPVLEDGPGNCTTINPAVSKAAYQGDTWFNNGYKVPYGNASMSYRDYVKVMAAHYANEPTILAWSMMNEADTSARDPFGRPVLVDFATDVAAQIRSVDTHHLLTIGTQGNGAPGASGADFAAVYALPQIDLAEVHDWGYWGSDQSPMPGGNGANPPAADSAACKQLDAKVGCSFAIAAVLGKPLFVGEAGIFGRTADERTNRATLLKAKMDAAFAAGAAGYLVWSINTQITDGYDILISDNDPLIGQMSTVAKGLL; this is translated from the coding sequence GTGATTCCTCCCAGACGCGGACGACCGTTCGTGCTGCTGGTGGCGGTGCTCTGCTGGCTCGCCGCCGGATGCACCTCGGCGAAGACCACGGTGACCACGACCACCGCGACGACGAGTACGGCCGCCAGCAGTTCCGCGGTCCCGCTACCCACGATCGCCGCGAACTCGGGCTTCGTCACCAGGTCCGGACGTCAACTCCTCCTGGACGGCAAGCAGTTCCGGTTCGTCGGGGCCAACCTCTACGACGCGGCGGGTAGTGACCGCTACAGCTGCAACGCCGGGAACAGACTGTCCGATGCAGCACTGCTGGCCACGCTGCGGTACCTGCACGACAGCGCGGGAGCCACCGTCCTGCGGTTCTGGGCCTACCAGACCTACACCCAGGCCGGCACCTACTTCGGCGGGGTGGATCGCGTCATCGCCGCGGCCAAACAGGTCGGCATGAAGGTGCTACCGGTCCTCGAGGACGGGCCGGGCAACTGCACGACCATCAACCCGGCGGTGTCCAAAGCGGCGTACCAGGGGGACACCTGGTTCAACAACGGCTACAAGGTCCCTTACGGGAACGCGTCGATGTCCTACCGGGACTACGTCAAGGTGATGGCGGCACACTACGCGAACGAGCCGACCATCCTGGCGTGGAGCATGATGAACGAGGCGGACACCTCGGCACGAGATCCGTTCGGGCGGCCCGTTCTCGTCGACTTCGCCACCGATGTGGCAGCGCAGATCCGGTCCGTCGACACCCACCACCTGCTCACCATCGGGACCCAGGGCAACGGCGCGCCCGGTGCCAGCGGCGCCGACTTCGCCGCCGTGTACGCACTCCCGCAGATCGATCTGGCCGAGGTCCACGACTGGGGCTACTGGGGATCGGACCAGAGCCCGATGCCCGGTGGCAACGGCGCGAATCCACCGGCCGCCGACTCCGCTGCCTGCAAACAACTCGACGCCAAGGTCGGCTGCTCGTTCGCGATCGCGGCGGTGCTGGGCAAGCCCCTGTTCGTCGGGGAGGCGGGGATCTTCGGCCGCACCGCGGACGAGCGGACGAACAGGGCGACCCTGCTGAAGGCGAAGATGGACGCCGCCTTCGCCGCCGGAGCCGCCGGCTACCTGGTCTGGTCGATCAACACCCAGATCACCGACGGCTACGACATCCTGATCAGCGACAACGACCCCCTGATCGGTCAGATGTCCACGGTCGCGAAGGGCCTGCTCTAG
- a CDS encoding HAD-IIB family hydrolase, with the protein MKNIGLVAFDLDDTLAPSKSRVDPEMARLLDELVGLVPVCIISGGRFEQFTMQVLSSLEPGDSLSRLHLMPTCGTQYYEWLGQEWHQVYSEELTEAQKSAVITALTEGAKELGLWEDQTWGPIIEDRGSQITFSALGQEAPVEAKKQWDPSGSKKEQLRTYVAARVPELEVRGGGSTSVDVTRKGVDKSYGMNKIKIKLGLQNDDILFIGDRLDEGGNDYPVKAMGIECIAVHEWQETAVVVRDLISWLRKSADQQLSAGVRA; encoded by the coding sequence ATGAAGAACATCGGTCTGGTCGCCTTCGACCTGGACGACACGCTCGCGCCCTCGAAGTCGCGGGTCGATCCTGAGATGGCCCGCCTGCTGGACGAGCTGGTCGGGCTGGTGCCGGTGTGCATCATCTCCGGGGGACGTTTCGAGCAGTTCACCATGCAGGTGCTGTCCTCGTTGGAACCCGGTGACAGCCTGTCCCGCCTGCACCTGATGCCGACATGCGGCACCCAGTACTACGAGTGGCTCGGCCAGGAATGGCACCAGGTGTACTCCGAGGAGCTGACGGAGGCACAGAAGTCTGCGGTCATCACCGCGTTGACCGAAGGCGCCAAGGAACTCGGCCTCTGGGAGGACCAGACCTGGGGCCCGATCATCGAGGACCGCGGCAGCCAGATCACCTTCTCCGCCCTCGGCCAGGAGGCCCCGGTCGAGGCCAAGAAGCAGTGGGACCCGAGCGGCTCGAAGAAGGAGCAGCTCCGGACCTACGTGGCCGCCCGCGTCCCCGAGTTGGAGGTCCGCGGTGGTGGCTCGACCTCGGTCGACGTGACCCGCAAGGGCGTCGACAAGTCCTACGGGATGAACAAGATCAAGATCAAGCTGGGTCTGCAGAACGACGACATCCTGTTCATCGGCGACCGACTGGACGAGGGCGGCAACGACTACCCGGTCAAGGCGATGGGCATCGAGTGCATTGCGGTGCACGAATGGCAGGAAACCGCCGTCGTCGTCCGCGACCTGATCAGCTGGCTGCGCAAGAGTGCGGATCAGCAGTTGTCGGCCGGCGTCCGGGCCTGA
- a CDS encoding glycosyltransferase family 4 protein encodes MTSAAAPDPPSESTTSLVLASRGDALTPYLFRALAERFDISGQMSVDLTTRQRYTVALTTFRPSRTAWVEKFYKSSRAYGYRSANAAHRLADIKVPFDLVFQIHALFDVPDTTSALYIDCTHRQSAANWPAWNPLSGDELERWYARERAEYHRAAHLFAFCEPTRRSLVEEYGVPEERVTTTYAGVNLDQMPALDADPRPEQGVGVPTILFIGNDFVRKGGEDLLKAFRIVRAAIPNARLQLVGTDPHIAAQEGVEVLGRINDRARIEELYRGASVFTVTSYFDPFPLVLLEAMAFGLPVVSSRTCGIPEIVEDGVTGKMVDAGDVDAIAAALIQTLSDPEAARQAGLAGRVRVEKLYTWDAVVDRMTPALVKAHGRPQA; translated from the coding sequence ATGACGTCCGCAGCAGCTCCCGACCCCCCTTCGGAGAGCACTACCTCCCTCGTGCTCGCCTCCCGCGGGGACGCGCTGACGCCGTACCTGTTCCGGGCCCTGGCCGAACGCTTCGACATCTCGGGCCAGATGTCCGTCGACCTGACGACCCGTCAGCGCTACACCGTGGCGCTGACCACCTTTCGGCCCTCCCGCACGGCGTGGGTGGAGAAGTTCTACAAGAGCTCGCGCGCCTACGGCTACCGCAGTGCCAACGCCGCGCACCGTCTGGCCGACATCAAGGTCCCCTTCGACCTGGTCTTCCAGATCCACGCCCTGTTCGACGTCCCGGACACGACCAGCGCCCTGTACATCGACTGCACGCACCGTCAGTCGGCTGCGAACTGGCCGGCCTGGAATCCGCTGAGCGGCGACGAGCTCGAGCGCTGGTACGCCCGCGAACGGGCCGAATACCACCGTGCGGCGCACCTTTTCGCCTTCTGCGAGCCGACCAGGAGGTCGTTGGTCGAGGAGTACGGCGTGCCCGAGGAACGGGTCACCACGACGTACGCAGGCGTCAACCTCGACCAGATGCCCGCCCTGGATGCCGACCCCCGGCCCGAGCAGGGCGTGGGCGTGCCGACAATTCTTTTCATCGGCAACGACTTCGTCCGCAAGGGTGGCGAGGATCTGCTGAAGGCGTTCCGCATCGTCCGGGCCGCGATTCCGAACGCCCGGTTGCAGCTGGTCGGTACCGATCCGCACATCGCGGCCCAGGAAGGTGTCGAGGTGCTCGGCCGGATCAACGACCGGGCCCGGATCGAGGAGCTCTACCGCGGCGCCTCCGTCTTCACCGTCACCTCCTATTTCGATCCCTTCCCCCTGGTGTTGTTGGAGGCCATGGCATTCGGGCTGCCCGTGGTGAGCAGCCGGACCTGCGGGATCCCGGAAATCGTCGAGGACGGGGTCACCGGCAAGATGGTCGACGCCGGTGACGTGGATGCGATCGCCGCGGCCCTGATCCAGACCCTGTCCGATCCGGAGGCGGCGCGGCAGGCCGGTCTGGCGGGTCGGGTACGGGTGGAGAAGCTGTACACGTGGGACGCGGTCGTCGATCGGATGACTCCGGCCCTGGTCAAGGCCCATGGGCGGCCGCAGGCGTGA